A part of Rhopalosiphum maidis isolate BTI-1 chromosome 3, ASM367621v3, whole genome shotgun sequence genomic DNA contains:
- the LOC113556759 gene encoding profilin-like, whose product MSSWQDYVDKHLLASRCVTKAAIAGHDGNVWAKSDGFDVSKEELSKIALGFENQDTLTSSGITLASVRYIYLSGTDKVIRAKQGKVGAHCVKTQQTIVVSLYEDPVQPQQAALVVEKLGDHLVAHGY is encoded by the exons ATGTCGTCCTGGCAAGATTACGTCGACAAACATTTACTGGCGTCCAGGTGCGTCACCAAAGCCGCGATCGCCGGTCACGATGGCAACGTGTGGGCCAAGTCCGATGGATTCGAC gtATCAAAAGAGGAATTGAGTAAAATTGCTCTGGGCTTTGAAAATCAGGATACATTAACGTCTTCAGGCATTACATTGGCAAGTGttcgttatatttatttatcaggcACTGACAAAGTTATAAGAGCTAAACAAGGAAAAGTTGGAGCTCATTGTGTGAAGACACAACaaa CTATTGTTGTATCATTATATGAAGATCCGGTTCAACCACAACAGGCTGCTTTGGTAGTTGAAAAACTTGGAGATCATTTAGTTGCCcatggttattaa
- the LOC113556381 gene encoding putative uncharacterized protein DDB_G0292292, protein MATVEEIDEAEQLRFLALKSMVRRSSKKNTNNTDTDDQDILLLRAAALKTINNKSSQGNKDEKIVNNQLINEKKRSISSQVSPLVNKKNIKLTDMKNNNLVNNVTNNTNTGNITRVSKHHLEQVFKNKHKLETNIESQSKSEVINNKDDIKKIIRNGSIQLSNLDSEKFNETMILHITFSSSESDDSSSESDVAQNKVSIPKKNINNGALRSPAPTLNVDHHVKATDTKSLEDNKLKMNNCMQQICGLMRHCESEIEKRNQQVEILLQAYEKYQNYSESLRSILHSMKTVRDELSLYSSAEH, encoded by the exons ATGGCTACTGTTGAAGAAATTGATGAAGCTGAACAACTTAGATTCTTAGCATTAAAATCTATGGTGAGGAGGTCTAGCAAAAagaatactaataatactgaTACTGATGAtcaagatatattattactaagagCAGCTGCGTTAaagacaattaataataaaagttcacAAGGTAATAAAgatgaaaaaattgttaacaatcaattaattaatgaaaaaaaaagaagcatAAGTAGCCAGGTGTCTccattagtaaataaaaaaaacatcaaactgactgatatgaaaaataataatttggtaaACAATGTTACTAACAATACTAATACAGGAAATATTACAAGAGTTTCGAAACATCATCTTgaacaagtatttaaaaataaacataaactcGAAACAAACATTGAATCCCAAAGTAAGTCTGAAGTCATCAATAATAaagatgatataaaaaaaattataaggaatGGTAGTATTCAACTTTCAAACTTGGATTCCGAAAAATTCAATGAAACTATGATATTGCATATAACGTTTAGCTCATCAGAAAGTGATGATTCGTCCAGTGAAAGTGATGTAGCTCAAAATAAG gtatCAATACCAAAAAAGAATATCAACAATGGTGCATTAAGATCACCAGCTCCAACATTAAATGTGGATCATCATGTTAAGGCTACTGACACTAAATCATTAGAAGATAATAA attaaaaatgaataattgtatGCAACAAATATGTGGACTTATGAGACATTGTGAATCAGAAATTGAAAAACGTAATCAACAAgtggaaatattattacaagcaTATGAAAAATACCAAAACTATAGTGAGTCATTGCGTTCCATACTTCACTCAATGAAAACGGTTCGTGATGAATTGTCATTATATAGTTCTGCTGAACATTAG
- the LOC113557222 gene encoding protein FAM136A-like has translation MEEEQRRMQSAVYDVLNDIDRKCLRTLQIQMHQCAIECCKDPSKNIESLEVCNENCSKEVAAARNYVQNEFSKWQNRIQRCVQDCSDTIMDKMPSDRNRSENEMNKYIKEAEGCTSQCFTKYIKILPQLTNKIVDNLSNKKLQ, from the exons ATGGAAGAAGAACAACGTCGTATGCAGAGTGCAGTATATGATGTATTAAATGATATAGATAGAAAATGTTTAAGGACTTtgcaa aTTCAAATGCATCAATGTGCTATTGAATGCTGTAAAGACccttcaaaaaatattgaatcattGGAAGTATGTAATGAAAATTGCTCAAAGGAAGTAGCAGCTGCTCGCAACTATGTTCAAAATGAATTTAGCAAGTGGCAG aatagaaTACAACGTTGTGTACAAGATTGTAGTGATACTATTATGGATAAAATGCCCAGTGACAGAAATCGAAGCGAAAATGAG atgaataaatacataaaagaaGCAGAAGGATGTACGTCAcaatgttttacaaaatacattaaaatattaccacaATTGaccaataaaattgttgataacTTGTCcaacaaaaaattacaataa
- the LOC113556895 gene encoding lactosylceramide 4-alpha-galactosyltransferase-like has product MFCWPYLKRNLIFRVIFLLLISLVIMYNLNFLCNIDQFINSSQKHLISCYFEEKQDNSLLELNPEEVTKNSIFFVETSCNHKNGINLSLRQGCAIESAAKLNPNLNIFVLFVAPSYINNDSDIINRFKMYKNVNLRHINFVKYSYNTPLQDFVTSNTISTSQWPVSHASDLLRFLTLWKFGGTYLDLDVVLMKSLEGLSNFASIESNTSVASLVLNFDVDKIGRAVANTSINDFASNYCSNNWGYNGPGVITRTLEKICNTNLITDMNKQKCKGFTVLGTKAFCPISWTDWQLYFNTNTSDEVMDKLKESIGIHVWNKHSKHAVINIGSQQPYGLVAQKYCPINFSLAKYVF; this is encoded by the exons atgttttgctGGCCATATttgaaaagaaatttaatttttcgtgtcatatttttactacttataTCATTGgtaattatgtacaatttgaattttctcTGTAATATTGATCAATTCATAAATTCAtcacaaaaacatttaatttcttgttattttgaagaaaaacaAGATAATTCTTTACTTGAATTAAATCCTGAAGAAGTAACAAAGAATAGTATTTTCTTTGTTGAAACATCATGCAACCATAAAAACGGAATTAATTTAAGTCTGAGACAAGGCTGTGCTATAGAATCTGCAGCAAAATTAAatcctaatttaaatatatttgtattatttgtcgCTCCTagttatataaacaatgattctgatattattaatagatttaaaatgtataaaaatgttaatttaaggcatataaattttgtaaaatattcttataatactCCATTGCAAGACTTTGTGACCTCAAACACTATATCCACTAGTCAATGGCCAGTTTCTCATGCAAGTGACTTACTAAGATTCTTAACATTGTGGAAATTTGGAGGGACTTATTTGGACTTAGATGTAGTACTTatgaa atCTTTAGAGGGCCTATCAAATTTTGCAAGTATTGAATCAAACACATCAGTTGCCTCACttgtattgaattttgatGTTGATAAAATAGGAAGAGCCGTTGCAAATACTTCAATTAATGATTTTGCTTCtaattattgtagtaataATTGGGGATATAATGGTCCTGGTGTTATTACTAGAAcacttgaaaaaatatgtaatacaaatttg atAACTGAtatgaataaacaaaaatgcaaAGGATTTACAGTGTTAGGGACAAAAGCATTTTGCCCAATAAGTTGGACTGATTggcaactatattttaatacaaacactAGCGATGAAGTAATGGATAAGCTTAAAGAAAGCATTGGCATTCATGTATGGAACAAACATAGTAAACATGctgttattaatataggttCACAACAGCCTTATGGCTTAGTTGCACAAAAATATTGtccaattaatttttctttggcaaagtatgtattttaa
- the LOC113555633 gene encoding pre-mRNA-splicing factor ATP-dependent RNA helicase DHX16, whose protein sequence is MASSDSDEDRRERDKFAERLKKKDKDRTRNIAIPRSDKKAYEEAAKRLKLENEREKEMVIPRLRIESRRKYLEKRKDDKVTELEADILDDEYLFDKEDLSQREIFDREHKKKLLSLAKEHEKARELENVQRYRMPQDIKDDQMEYEMEVDKAPITEQQKWEEEQMSSAVYKFGAKRQEKEQYELLIDNQIEFIQTANLPGTDEEKSEITEKQKKKLSIEETKKSLPIYKFKKDLIRAIKDHQILIIEGETGSGKTTQIPQYLHEAGFTENNKIIGCTQPRRVAAMSVAARVAEEMSVKLGNEVGYSIRFEDCTSERTIIKYMTDGTLHREFLSEPDLQSYSVMIVDEAHERTLHTDILFGLVKDVIRFRPDLKLLISSATLDAQKFSEFFDDAPIFRIPGRRFPVDIYYTKAPEADYIDACVVSILQIHVTQPLGDILVFLTGQEEIETCHELLQERVRRLGSQIKELILLPVYSNLPTEMQAKIFEPTPPNARKVVLATNIAETSLTIDNIIYVIDPGFCKQNNFNSRTGMESLIVVPISKASANQRAGRAGRVAAGKCFRLYTSWAYKSELEDNTVPEIQRINLGNAVLMLKALGIHDLIHFDFLDPPPHETLVLALEQLYALGALNHKGELTKLGRRMAEFPLDPMMAKMLLASEKYKCSEEIASIAAMLNVNSAIFYRPKDKLILADTARKNFFQQGGDHLALLNIYNQWANTDFSTNWCYENYIQHRSMRRARDVRDQLVGLMQRVEMEIVSNPTETVNIRKAITAGYFYHIARLSKGSYRTVKHNQTVIIHPNSSLFEELPRWVLYHELVLTTKEYMRQVTEIDSKWLREVAPHYYQDRELEDSTNKKVPRTLGKTSSELKMK, encoded by the exons ATGGCTTCTAGTGACAGTGATGAGGATCGCAGAGAACGAGATAAGTTTGCCGAAaggcttaaaaaaaaagacaaagaCAGAACTCGTAATATTGCTATTCCTCGATCAG atAAAAAAGCTTATGAAGAAGCAGCAAAGcgattaaaattagaaaatgaaCGTGAGAAAGAAATGGTTATTCCACGACTTCGTATTGAGTCTCGTCGTAAATACcttgaaaaaagaaaagatgATAAGGTTACCGAACTTGAAGCCGATATCTTAGacgatgaatatttatttgataaagaaGA ttTATCGCAACGTGAAATTTTTGATCGTGAACACAAAAAGAAGTTATTAAGTCTTGCAAAAGAACATGAAAAAGCTAGAGAACTTGAAAATGTTCAACGTTATCGGATGCCTCAAGATATCAAAGATGACCAAATGGAGTATGAAATGGAAGTGGATAAAGCACCAATTACTGAACAACAAAAATGGGAAGAAGAACAAATGTCTTCTGCTGTTTATAAATTTGGTGCTAAAAGACAAGAAAAAGAACAGTATGAATTATTGATTGATAATCAAATAGAGTTTATTCAAACTGCAAATTTGCCTGGCACAGATGAG gAAAAGTCTGAAATTActgaaaaacaaaagaaaaaactcAGTATAGAAGAGACAAAAAAgagtttacctatatataaattcaaaaaagatCTGATAAGAGCTATTAAAGATCAtcaa atactcATCATAGAAGGTGAAACTGGTTCTGGTAAGACAACACAAATTCCACAATATCTACATGAAGCTGGTTTCacagaaaataacaaaataattggatGTACTCAACCTAGAAGAGTAGCTGCTATGTCAGTTGCAGCTCGTGTAGCTGAGGAAATGTCGGTTAAACTTGGAAATGAA gTTGGTTACAGTATACGTTTTGAAGATTGTACTTCAGAgcgtactataataaaatacatgactGATGGAACATTGCATAGAGAGTTTTTGTCTGAACCAGATTTACAGTCTTACAGTGTGATGATTGTAGATGAAGCTCATGAACGTACCCTTCAcactgatattttatttggattAGTAAAGGATGTTATAAGATTTAGACcagatttgaaattattaatatcaagtgCCACTTTAGATGCTCAGAAGTTTTCTGAATTCTTTGATGATGCTCCTATATTTAGAATACCTg GAAGACGTTTCCCtgtagatatttattacacaaaagCGCCTGAGGCTGATTATATTGACGCATGTGTTGTGTCTATATTACAGATACATGTAACACAACCACTTGGAGATATATTAGTCTTTTTAACTGGCCAGGAAGAGATTGAGACTTGCCATGAATTATTGCAGGAGCGAGTCCGCAGGCTTGGTTCTCAAATCAAAGAACTGATTTTACTACCAGTTTATAGTAATCTACCTACCGAGATGCAAGCCAAAATTTTTGAGCCTACACCTCCCAATGCtagaaaa GTTGTTTTGGCCACCAATATAGCAGAAACTTCTTTaacaatagataatattatttatgttattgacCCAGgtttttgtaaacaaaataatttcaattcacGTACAGGCATGGAATCTTTAATAGTTGTACCAATATcaaag GCAAGTGCTAATCAAAGAGCTGGGAGAGCTGGTCGAGTAGCTGCTGGTAAATGTTTTCGTTTATATACTTCATGGGCTTATAAAAGTGAACTTGAAGACAATACAGTTCCAGAAATTCAAAGAATTAATTTGGGTAATGCTGTGTTGATGTTGAAAGCTCTTGGTATTCATGACTTGatacattttgatttcttAGATCCCCCTCCACATGAAACACTG gtaCTCGCATTGGAACAACTTTATGCATTGGGCGCATTGAATCACAAGGGTGAATTAACCAAATTAGGACGTCGTATGGCTGAATTCCCATTAGACCCAATGATGGCAAAAATGCTTTTGGCTTCTGAgaa ataTAAATGTTCAGAAGAAATTGCTTCCATAGCAGCaatgttaaatgtaaatagtgctatattttatagacccaaagataaattaattttagctgATACAGCtcgaaaaaatttttttcaacaaggTGGTGAtcatttagctttattaaacatttataaccaATGGGCTAATACAGATTTTAGTACAAATTGgtgttatgaaaattatattcaacataGATCAATGCGCAGAGCTCGAGATGTTAGAGATCAATTAGTTGGATTAATGCAACGTGTTGAAATGGAGATAGTTTCAAATCCAACCGAAACTGTTAATATTCGAAAA gccATAACTGCtggttatttttatcacattgCAAGACTATCAAAAGGTAGTTATCGCACTGTTAAACATAATCAAACTGTTATTATTCATCCAAATAGCAGTTTATTTGAAGAGCTTCCGAGATGGGTTCTATACCATGAGTTGGTATTAACAACTAAAGAATATATGAGACAAGTTACAGAGATTGATAGTAAATGGCTACGTGAAGTAGCTCCTCATTACTATCAAGATAGAGAACTTGAAGACTCCACTAATAAAAAAGTACCTAGGACATTAGGAAAAACAAGTTCTgaactaaaaatgaaataa
- the LOC113556566 gene encoding 40S ribosomal protein S3-like codes for MSFEPRLDNCSVSSNFILPSHLGNKKQEKMSAKTTTIKKRFVSDGMLRAELNEFLSRELAEDGYSGVDIRVAPSRTEIIVSATRTQNVLGDKGRRIRELTSLIQKRFNFKDKEVELFVEKVAQRGLCAIAQAESLRYKLVGGLAIRRACYGVLRFIMENGAKGCEIVVAGKLKGQRANSMKFVDGHMIHSGDPCNDYVNEATKHVLLRQGVLGIKVKIMLPWDKTGKLGPKKPLPDNVSVNKPKEEILPIAPTSDIKSTPEVAVPAIPVVPVDG; via the exons ATGTCATTTGAACCACGTCTAGACAATTGTAGCGTgtcttcaaattttattttgccttCGCACCtcggaaataaaaaacaag AAAAGATGTCGGCTAAAACGACTACTATTAAGAAAAGG tttgtgtcgGATGGTATGTTACGTGCAGAACTCAATGAGTTCTTGTCACGAGAACTTGCTGAAGATGGTTATTCCGGCGTTGATATCCGTGTTGCTCCATCGCGCACAGAAATTATTGTTTCTGCAACACGTACCCAAAACGTATTGGGTGATAAGGGACGCCGTATTCGTGAACTTACATCACTCATCCAAAAACGTTTCAACTTCAAAGATAAAGAAGTTGAACTTTTCGTTGAGAAAGTAGCACAACGTGGGTTGTGTGCTATTGCCCAAGCAGAGTCATTACGATACAAGTTGGTTGGGGGTTTAGCTATCAGGAGAGCATGTTATGGTGTATTGAGATTCATAATGGAAAATGGAGCTAAGGGATGTGAAATCGTAGTGGCTGGTAAATTAAAAGGTCAACGTGCCAATTCCATGAAATTCGTTGATGGACATATGATTCATAGTGGTGACCCATGCAATGATTATGTCAATGAGGCTACTAAACACGTTTTGTTAAGACAAG gaGTTTTGGGTATCaaggtaaaaattatgttgCCATGGGACAAAACAGGTAAACTTGGCCCAAAGAAGCCTTTGCCAGATAATGTCAGCGTTAATAAACCCAAGGAAGAAATTCTACCCATAGCGCCAACCAGTGATATTAAATCTACACCCGAAGTAGCAGTACCTGCTATTCCAGTTGTACCTGTTGATGGTTGA